AGCGATCGCTGGAAACATCTTTCTGTGTTAATCTTAGGACTTACGCAAAGGATCTATATGTAGGGTGTGTTAGCGAAGCGCAACGCACCAAAACCCGTATATCTAGTGTGGATGCGTAAGTCCTGAATCTGTTTTATTTAAGTATGAGTCCACAGCAGAATGTGATTAAATCAGTGTCATCTGTGTTATCACAAAGAATCTGGATCAATACCAAGCGATCGCAGCCTCTCCTCTAACAATTTTGCCCGTTGTCGCTCCTGTTGAACCAGTTGTTCAGCTTCTCTTGTGCGTTGTTTCTCCTGTTCTCGTCCGAGCTGAATCCCCTGTTCTCGTCCGAGCTGAATACCCTGTCTCAAGGCTAATTTTATTGCATTCCGTTGGTCATGAATATACATTTCCCTCTGTTCTAGCGCTTCTAACTCTTCACGAGTCATATTCGCTTGATTTGCCACCTCAAACGCTTTGCGAATTTCGGGAACTTGTGCCATGGTTTCCGGTATCGTTTCTAACCCTCTAGCACATTTGATAAAGTAAATCCATTTATCGGCTAAGGTTTCTAATTCGTCTAACTCTTTGGTAAATTTAGGCAATTCGACAAAGACTAACTCTAAGTCATTAATCGGGTAATCTGTTAACACCTTTTTTTCTTTGAGAACAAAATTAGAAATCACCTGAGGCAAATCCTCAAACATTTCAAAGTCCGTCAGTGTTAAGGCTATCACCGGATTCAATAGAGTATAATCCTCCCCCGGTTCCAATTGAATCGAATAAGCTTTAGCTGCGTTATACAATATCCGCTTCTCAAACCCCGATAAATTTAGGACTTGCATCTCAATAATCACCGTTGTCTCATCGGTTAGTTTGGCTTTTACATCCAGGAACGTATCTTTAATTCCCTGAATTTTTGGGGCGAGATAAGGGTTAATAATTTCTAACTCGGTGATTCGAGGATGTCCACCGTAGAGGAGGGAATTCAGGAAACTAATCAGAATTTCTGGGTTTTGCTCAGAACCAAATATTTTTTTAAAGGCAAAATCCGTTTTGGGATTAATAAAAATCATCCTTGTTTTCCCCCAATGAACAGGATACCCCAAAAGTCCGCGAACGCAGTCCCTTGTGCCAAGCGACAAAGGAGTGCGATTGCCTTTGGCACAAGCGAAGCTTATCGCTCTTTTCGTAACCCCCTCTGAAACCTTATGTATCGAGTTTATAGGCAGGCACATTCTCCCATGGTGAAAAGTATACCATAAACCAACAAACGATCATTGTGTCTTGGGTGCGATCGCTTGAAACGTCTTTCTGTGTCAATCTGTGTCATTTAAGTATGAGTCCACAGCAGAATGTGATTCAATCGGTGTCACTTGTGTTATCACAAATAATCTGGATCAATACCGAGCGATCGCATGGGCTTGCTGCATCTGTCAGGTGCATTTGAGAATGTCGGGAATGTCGGGAATGTAGGGGCTCCTCGCTGCACTATTGTTAGGGTACATCCTTTAATCTGATAGAAATTGCCCGAATCGTTTGTTCACGGGTTAGAAACTATAACTTGGTGGGTTACAGCGGATAGGTAATTAAATGATTTGTTCTCTCAATTGAATACCGCTTAACCCACCCTACGGTTTAAGCTGTTCAGCATTTAAACCTTAATATCAATAACGGCGAAAGCCTTGTAGTGCGTTAAGCGAAGCCATGCCGCAGGCTTTGCATCTTGCTCGCTACTAATACCCAATTTAAATGCATGACAGATTACGGTTGATGAGGTCTATAGGCAGGCACATTTTTCCATGTTAAAAAGTCTACCATGAAAAACACGCGATCGCATTCACTTAATAACAATTTCTACCTCAACCGTCGCACCTCCTCTAGACTCAAGCCAGTGATCTGACTAATCGTATCTTCATCGACAACCCCTAACATTTTCCTAGCCATTTCTACTTTCGATTCCTGAATTCCCTGTTCTCGCCCAAGCTGAATTCTTTGTTCTCGTGCCATCTTAATTCCTTGTTCAAAGCCCTATAAATTTAGGACTTGCATCTCAATAATCACCGTTGTCTCATCAGTGTGTCTTGGGTGCGATCGCTCTTAACGTCTCTTTGTGTCAATCCGTGTTATTTAAGTATGAGTCCACAGCAGAATGTGATTAAATCAGTGTCATCTGTGTGATCACAAAGAATCTGGATCAATGCCAAGCGATCGCAGCCTCTCCTCTAACAATTTTGCCCGTTGTCGCTCCTGTTGAGCCAATTGTTCAGCTTCTCTTGTGCGTTGTTTCTCCTGTTCTCTTCCTTCCTGAATGCCCTGTTCTCTTCCTTCCTGAATGCCCTGTTCTCTTCCCACTTGAATACCCTGTTCTCGTCCGAGCTGAATACCCTGTCTCAAGGCTAATTTTATTGCATTCCGTTGGTCATGAATATAGATTTCCCTCTGTTCTAGCGCTTCTAACTCTTCACGAGTCATATTCGCTTGATTTGCCACTTCAAACGCTTTGCGAATTTCGGGAACTTGTGCCATGGTTTCCGGTATCGTTTCTAACCCTCTAGCACATTTGATAAAGTATATCCATTTATCGGCTAAGGTTTCTAATTCGTCTAACTCTTTGGTAAATTTAGGTAATTCGACAAAGACTAACTCCAAATCATTAATTGGGTAATCTGTTAACACCTTTTTTTCTTTGAGGACAAAATTAGAAATCACCTGAGGCAAATCCTCAAACATTTCAAAGTCCGTCAGTGTTAAGGCTATCACCGGATTCAATAGAGTATAATCGTCTCCGGGTTCCAATTGAATCGAATAAGCTTTAGCTGCGTTATACAATATCCGCTTCTCAAACCCCGATAAATTCAGGACTTGCATCTCAATAATTACCGTTGTCTCATCGGTTAGTTTGGCTTTTACATCCAGGAACGTATCTTTAATTCCCTGAATTTTTGGGGCGAGATAAGGGTTAATAATTTCTAACTCGGTGATTCGAGGATGTCCACCGTAGAGGAGGGAATTCAGGAAACTAATCAGAATTTCTGGGTTTTGCTCAGAACCAAATATTTTTTTAAAGGCAAAATCCGTTTTGGGATTAATAAAAATCATTGTTATCTTCCCCCAATGAACAGGATACCCCAAAAGTCCGCGATCGCCGTCCCTTGTGCCAAGCGACAAAGGAGTGCGATTGCCTTTGGCACAAGCGAAGCTTATCGCTCTTTTCGTAACCCCCTCTGAAACCTTATGTATCGAGTTTATAGGCAGGCACATTCTCCCATGGTGAAAAGTATACCATAAACCAACAGGCGATCATTGTGTCTTGGGTGCGATCGCTCTTAACGTCTCTTTGTGTCAATCTGTGTCATTTAAGTATGAGTCCAAAGCAGAATGTGATTAAATCAGTGTCATCTGTGTTATCACAAAGAGTCTGGATCAATACCGAGCGATCGCAATCTCTCTTCTAACAATTTTGCCCGTTGTCGCTCCTGTTGAGCCAATTGTTCAGCCTCTGTTGCCC
The Coleofasciculus chthonoplastes PCC 7420 DNA segment above includes these coding regions:
- a CDS encoding Rpn family recombination-promoting nuclease/putative transposase; this encodes MIFINPKTDFAFKKIFGSEQNPEILISFLNSLLYGGHPRITELEIINPYLAPKIQGIKDTFLDVKAKLTDETTVIIEMQVLNLSGFEKRILYNAAKAYSIQLEPGEDYTLLNPVIALTLTDFEMFEDLPQVISNFVLKEKKVLTDYPINDLELVFVELPKFTKELDELETLADKWIYFIKCARGLETIPETMAQVPEIRKAFEVANQANMTREELEALEQREMYIHDQRNAIKLALRQGIQLGREQGIQLGREQEKQRTREAEQLVQQERQRAKLLEERLRSLGIDPDSL
- a CDS encoding Rpn family recombination-promoting nuclease/putative transposase; this translates as MIFINPKTDFAFKKIFGSEQNPEILISFLNSLLYGGHPRITELEIINPYLAPKIQGIKDTFLDVKAKLTDETTVIIEMQVLNLSGFEKRILYNAAKAYSIQLEPGDDYTLLNPVIALTLTDFEMFEDLPQVISNFVLKEKKVLTDYPINDLELVFVELPKFTKELDELETLADKWIYFIKCARGLETIPETMAQVPEIRKAFEVANQANMTREELEALEQREIYIHDQRNAIKLALRQGIQLGREQGIQVGREQGIQEGREQGIQEGREQEKQRTREAEQLAQQERQRAKLLEERLRSLGIDPDSL